A genome region from Microbacterium terricola includes the following:
- the rpsJ gene encoding 30S ribosomal protein S10 has translation MAGQKIRIRLKSYDHAGLDSSARKIVDTVTRAGATVVGPVPLPTEKNVVCVIRSPHKYKDSREHFEMRTHKRLIDIIDPTPKAVDSLMRLDLPADVNIEIKL, from the coding sequence ATGGCGGGACAGAAGATCCGCATTCGACTGAAGTCGTACGACCACGCCGGTCTCGACTCGTCGGCGCGCAAGATCGTCGACACGGTGACCCGTGCCGGCGCGACCGTGGTGGGCCCCGTGCCCCTTCCGACCGAGAAGAACGTCGTGTGCGTCATCCGGTCGCCCCACAAGTACAAGGACAGCCGCGAGCACTTCGAGATGCGCACCCACAAGCGTCTGATCGACATCATCGACCCGACGCCCAAGGCCGTCGACTCGCTGATGCGTCTCGACCTCCCGGCCGATGTCAACATCGAGATCAAGCTCTGA
- the rplC gene encoding 50S ribosomal protein L3, protein MADINSKVSKGLLGTKLGMTQVWNENGKLVPVTVIEIAPNVVTQVRTPEKDGYNAVQIGYGQIDPRKVNQPLTAHFEAAGVTPRRHLTEVRTADAADYSLGQELTVDATFEAGQLVDVVGTSKGKGFAGVMKRHNFKGVSASHGAHRNHRKPGSIGASSTPSRVFKGMRMAGRMGGERVTVLNLTVHAVDAEKGLLLVKGAVPGARGRIVYVRNAVKGA, encoded by the coding sequence ATGGCTGACATCAACTCCAAGGTTTCCAAGGGACTGCTGGGCACCAAGCTCGGCATGACCCAGGTGTGGAACGAGAACGGCAAGCTCGTTCCTGTCACCGTCATCGAGATCGCTCCGAACGTCGTCACCCAGGTGCGCACGCCGGAGAAGGACGGCTACAACGCCGTCCAGATCGGCTACGGCCAGATCGACCCGCGCAAGGTCAACCAGCCCCTCACGGCCCACTTCGAGGCCGCCGGCGTGACCCCGCGTCGTCACCTCACCGAGGTGCGCACCGCGGATGCTGCTGACTACTCACTCGGTCAGGAGCTCACGGTCGACGCCACGTTCGAGGCCGGCCAGCTCGTCGACGTCGTCGGCACGAGCAAGGGCAAGGGCTTCGCCGGTGTCATGAAGCGTCACAACTTCAAGGGCGTCTCGGCTTCGCACGGTGCACACCGCAACCACCGCAAGCCCGGTTCGATCGGCGCATCGTCGACCCCGAGCCGCGTCTTCAAGGGCATGCGCATGGCCGGCCGTATGGGTGGCGAGCGCGTGACCGTCCTCAACCTCACGGTGCACGCCGTCGACGCCGAGAAGGGTCTGCTGCTCGTCAAGGGCGCCGTCCCCGGCGCGCGCGGCCGCATCGTCTACGTCCGCAACGCAGTGAAGGGGGCCTAG
- the rplD gene encoding 50S ribosomal protein L4: protein MADQTLALDVHSAGGKKAGSVDLPAALFDVKTNIPLIHQVVVAQRAAARQGTHSTKRRGEVSGAGRKPFKQKGTGNARQGSIRAPHMTGGGIVHGPKPRDYAQRTPKKMIAAALLGSLSDRARGERLHVVETFGIEGAPSTKAAAAVLSGLGAVKNVLVVIDRDDEITIKSVRNLAYVHVLTFGQLNAYDVLVSDDIVFTKAAFDAFVAAKTATTEEVSA from the coding sequence ATGGCTGACCAGACTCTCGCGCTCGACGTCCACAGCGCAGGTGGCAAGAAGGCCGGCTCGGTCGACCTGCCCGCCGCCCTGTTCGACGTCAAGACGAACATCCCGCTGATCCACCAGGTCGTCGTCGCGCAGCGCGCGGCGGCTCGCCAGGGCACCCACTCGACCAAGCGTCGCGGTGAGGTCTCGGGCGCCGGCCGCAAGCCGTTCAAGCAGAAGGGCACCGGTAACGCCCGTCAGGGCTCGATCCGCGCCCCGCACATGACCGGCGGTGGCATCGTCCACGGTCCGAAGCCGCGCGACTACGCGCAGCGCACCCCCAAGAAGATGATCGCCGCGGCCCTCCTGGGCTCGCTCAGCGACCGCGCTCGGGGCGAGCGTCTGCACGTCGTCGAGACCTTCGGCATCGAGGGCGCTCCCTCGACCAAGGCCGCTGCCGCTGTGCTGTCGGGCCTCGGCGCCGTCAAGAACGTCCTGGTCGTTATCGACCGCGACGACGAGATCACGATCAAGAGCGTCCGCAACCTCGCGTACGTCCACGTGCTCACCTTCGGCCAGCTGAACGCTTACGACGTGCTCGTCTCCGACGACATCGTCTTCACCAAGGCCGCCTTCGACGCGTTCGTCGCAGCGAAGACCGCCACCACCGAGGAGGTCTCGGCATGA
- the rplW gene encoding 50S ribosomal protein L23 has product MTAVNKDPRDIILKPVVSEKSYGLIDEGKYTFLVDPRATKTEIKLAIEKIFGVKVGAVNTINRVGKARRTRFGTGKRKDTKRAIVTLKSGTIDIFTAVG; this is encoded by the coding sequence ATGACCGCCGTGAACAAGGACCCGCGCGACATCATCCTCAAGCCGGTCGTCTCCGAGAAGAGCTACGGGCTCATCGACGAGGGCAAGTACACGTTCCTCGTGGACCCCCGCGCGACCAAGACCGAGATCAAGCTCGCCATCGAGAAGATCTTCGGCGTCAAGGTCGGTGCGGTCAACACGATCAACCGCGTCGGCAAGGCCCGCCGCACCCGCTTCGGCACCGGCAAGCGCAAGGACACCAAGCGCGCCATCGTGACCCTGAAGTCGGGCACCATCGACATCTTCACGGCAGTCGGCTGA
- the rplB gene encoding 50S ribosomal protein L2: MAIRKYKPTTPGRRGSSVADFAEITRSTPEKSLLRPLSKTGGRNNQGRITTRHIGGGHKRQYRVIDFRRHDKDGVNAKVAHIEYDPNRTARIALLHYADGEKRYIIAPNKLSQGDIVESGAGADIKPGNNLPLRNIPTGTVIHAIELRPGGGAKIARSAGASVRLVAKDGPYAQLRLPSGEIRNVDARCRATIGEVGNAEQSNINWGKAGRNRWKGIRPTVRGVAMNPVDHPHGGGEGKTSGGRHPVSPWGQKEGRTRHANKESDKYIVRRRNAGKKRK, translated from the coding sequence ATGGCTATTCGCAAGTACAAGCCCACGACCCCGGGTCGCCGCGGCTCGTCGGTGGCCGACTTCGCCGAGATCACCCGATCGACGCCAGAGAAGTCGCTCCTCCGCCCGCTGTCCAAGACCGGTGGTCGCAACAACCAGGGCCGCATCACCACCCGCCACATCGGTGGTGGCCACAAGCGTCAGTACCGCGTCATCGACTTCCGTCGCCATGACAAGGACGGCGTCAACGCCAAGGTCGCCCACATCGAGTACGACCCCAACCGCACCGCGCGCATCGCGCTGCTGCACTACGCGGACGGCGAGAAGCGCTACATCATCGCGCCGAACAAGCTGTCGCAGGGTGACATCGTCGAGTCGGGTGCCGGCGCGGACATCAAGCCGGGCAACAACCTGCCGCTGCGCAACATCCCGACCGGTACCGTGATCCACGCGATCGAGCTCCGTCCCGGTGGCGGCGCCAAGATCGCCCGCTCGGCCGGCGCCTCGGTGCGTCTGGTCGCGAAGGACGGCCCGTACGCCCAGCTGCGTCTGCCTTCGGGCGAGATCCGCAACGTCGATGCGCGCTGCCGCGCGACCATCGGCGAGGTGGGCAACGCCGAGCAGTCCAACATCAACTGGGGCAAGGCCGGCCGCAACCGCTGGAAGGGCATCCGCCCGACCGTCCGCGGTGTCGCGATGAACCCGGTCGACCACCCCCACGGTGGTGGTGAGGGCAAGACGTCCGGTGGACGTCACCCGGTGAGCCCGTGGGGCCAGAAGGAAGGCCGTACGCGTCACGCCAACAAGGAAAGTGACAAGTACATCGTCCGTCGCCGCAACGCCGGCAAGAAGCGCAAGTAG
- the rpsS gene encoding 30S ribosomal protein S19, giving the protein MPRSLKKGPFVDEHLLRKVVSQNEAGTKNVIKTWSRRSMIIPAMLGHTIAVHDGRKHIPVFVTETMVGHKLGEFAPTRTFRGHVKDDKKGRRR; this is encoded by the coding sequence ATGCCACGCAGTCTCAAAAAGGGCCCCTTCGTCGACGAGCACCTGCTTCGCAAGGTTGTTTCGCAGAACGAGGCGGGTACCAAGAACGTCATCAAGACCTGGTCGCGTCGCTCGATGATCATCCCGGCCATGCTGGGCCACACGATCGCCGTGCACGACGGTCGCAAGCACATCCCTGTGTTCGTGACCGAGACCATGGTCGGCCACAAGCTGGGCGAGTTCGCGCCCACCCGCACCTTCCGCGGCCACGTGAAGGACGACAAGAAGGGCCGTCGCCGCTAA
- the rplV gene encoding 50S ribosomal protein L22 has product MVESIARVRHIRVTPQKARRVVALIKGKQAEEALAILKFAQQSASEPIYKLVHSAIANARVAADKDGEYLDESDLYVKNAYVDEGTTLKRFQPRAQGRAFQIKKRTSHITVVLSTPEAADAAPVQTKKASK; this is encoded by the coding sequence ATGGTGGAGTCCATCGCACGTGTGCGACACATCCGCGTGACCCCTCAGAAGGCTCGTCGTGTCGTTGCGCTCATCAAGGGCAAGCAGGCCGAAGAGGCACTCGCGATCCTGAAGTTCGCGCAGCAGTCGGCCAGTGAGCCGATCTACAAGCTCGTCCACTCGGCGATCGCGAACGCTCGCGTCGCTGCAGACAAGGACGGCGAGTACCTCGACGAGTCTGACCTGTACGTGAAGAACGCGTACGTGGACGAGGGGACGACGCTCAAGCGTTTCCAGCCCCGCGCCCAGGGTCGCGCTTTCCAGATCAAGAAGCGCACGAGCCACATCACGGTCGTGCTGTCGACCCCGGAGGCCGCTGACGCGGCTCCCGTCCAGACCAAGAAGGCGAGCAAGTAA
- the rpsC gene encoding 30S ribosomal protein S3, producing MGQKVNPYGFRLGITTDHVSRWFSDSTKPGQRYADYVAEDIKIRKLLQSNLDRAGVSNIEIERTRDRVRVDIHTARPGIVIGRRGAEAERIRADLEKLTGKQIQLNILEVKNPEADAQLVAQGIAEQLSARVAFRRAMRKGLQGAQRAGAKGVRIQVSGRLGGAEMSRSEFYREGRVPLHTLRANIDYGFYEAKTTFGRIGVKVWIYKGDLTNKELAREQANQKPARNDRPRRGPRNEAPVAEGASA from the coding sequence ATGGGCCAGAAGGTAAACCCGTACGGCTTCCGCCTCGGCATCACCACGGACCACGTGTCGCGCTGGTTCTCCGACTCGACGAAGCCGGGCCAGCGTTACGCCGACTACGTCGCCGAGGACATCAAGATCCGCAAGCTGCTGCAGTCGAACCTCGACCGCGCCGGTGTGAGCAACATCGAGATCGAGCGCACGCGTGACCGCGTCCGCGTCGACATCCACACTGCTCGCCCCGGTATCGTCATCGGCCGCCGCGGCGCCGAGGCCGAGCGCATCCGCGCCGACCTCGAGAAGCTCACCGGCAAGCAGATCCAGCTGAACATCCTCGAGGTCAAGAACCCCGAGGCCGACGCTCAGCTGGTCGCCCAGGGCATCGCCGAGCAGCTCTCCGCCCGCGTGGCTTTCCGCCGCGCGATGCGCAAGGGTCTGCAGGGCGCGCAGCGCGCCGGCGCCAAGGGTGTCCGCATCCAGGTCTCCGGCCGCCTCGGCGGCGCCGAGATGAGCCGCTCGGAGTTCTACCGCGAGGGTCGTGTGCCGCTGCACACGCTGCGCGCGAACATCGACTACGGCTTCTACGAGGCGAAGACCACCTTCGGCCGCATCGGCGTGAAGGTCTGGATCTACAAGGGCGACCTGACCAACAAGGAGCTCGCTCGCGAGCAGGCCAACCAGAAGCCCGCCCGCAACGACCGTCCGCGTCGTGGCCCCCGCAACGAGGCCCCCGTCGCAGAAGGAGCATCGGCATAA
- the rplP gene encoding 50S ribosomal protein L16, with protein MLIPRKVKYRKQHHPGRSGQATGGTKVSFGEFGIQALTPAYVTNRQIESARIAMTRHIKRGGKVWINIYPDRPLTKKPAETRMGSGKGSPEWWVANVKPGRVLFEVAGVNEELAREALTRAIHKLPLKARIIKREEGDA; from the coding sequence ATGCTTATCCCCCGTAAGGTCAAGTACCGCAAGCAGCACCACCCCGGTCGCTCGGGTCAGGCCACCGGCGGCACCAAGGTGTCGTTCGGCGAGTTCGGCATCCAGGCGCTCACGCCCGCTTACGTGACCAACCGTCAGATCGAGTCCGCTCGTATCGCGATGACGCGTCACATCAAGCGTGGCGGCAAGGTGTGGATCAACATCTACCCCGACCGTCCGCTCACCAAGAAGCCTGCCGAGACCCGCATGGGTTCCGGTAAGGGTTCGCCCGAGTGGTGGGTTGCGAACGTCAAGCCGGGTCGCGTCCTCTTCGAGGTCGCCGGTGTCAACGAGGAGCTCGCTCGCGAGGCCCTGACCCGTGCCATCCACAAGCTGCCCCTGAAGGCACGCATCATCAAGCGCGAGGAGGGCGACGCATAA
- the rpmC gene encoding 50S ribosomal protein L29 — MAIGTKQLAPSELDTFEDQRLVEELRKAKEELFNLRFQSATGQLESHGRIRAVKRDIARLYTVIRERELGIRATPAPVETATKAKKTKAKKADAADEAVKEEAE; from the coding sequence ATGGCGATCGGCACCAAGCAGCTCGCCCCGAGCGAGCTCGACACGTTCGAAGACCAGCGCCTCGTCGAGGAGCTCCGCAAGGCCAAGGAAGAGCTGTTCAACCTGCGCTTCCAGTCGGCCACCGGTCAGCTCGAGAGCCACGGCCGCATCCGTGCGGTCAAGCGCGACATCGCGCGGCTCTACACCGTGATCCGTGAGCGCGAGCTCGGCATCCGTGCCACGCCCGCGCCCGTCGAGACCGCGACGAAGGCGAAGAAGACGAAGGCCAAGAAGGCGGATGCCGCTGACGAGGCCGTGAAGGAAGAGGCCGAGTAA
- the rpsQ gene encoding 30S ribosomal protein S17, whose translation MAETTEKKAPAKKAPAKKAAEAVVEAPAQAAGHESAAHDVRDADARGYRKARRGYVVSDKMDKTIVVEVEDRVKHPLYGKVIRRTSKVKAHDEGNTAGIGDLVLINETRPLSATKRWRLVEILEKAK comes from the coding sequence ATGGCTGAGACCACTGAGAAGAAGGCGCCCGCCAAGAAGGCGCCCGCCAAGAAGGCGGCCGAGGCCGTCGTCGAGGCGCCGGCGCAGGCCGCCGGTCACGAGTCGGCTGCGCACGACGTGCGCGACGCCGACGCCCGTGGCTACCGCAAGGCCCGTCGTGGCTACGTGGTCAGCGACAAGATGGACAAGACGATCGTCGTCGAGGTCGAGGACCGCGTTAAGCACCCCCTCTACGGCAAGGTCATCCGTCGCACGTCGAAGGTCAAGGCGCACGACGAGGGCAACACTGCCGGCATCGGCGACCTCGTCCTCATCAACGAGACCCGTCCGCTCAGCGCCACGAAGCGCTGGCGCCTGGTCGAGATCCTCGAGAAGGCCAAGTAG
- the rplN gene encoding 50S ribosomal protein L14 produces MIQTESRVKVADNTGAKQLLTIRVLGGSNRRYAGLGDVIVATVKDAIPGGNVKKGDVVKAVIVRTVKETRRPDGSYIKFDENAAVILKNDGEPRGTRIFGPVGRELRDKKFMKIVSLAPEVI; encoded by the coding sequence GTGATTCAGACCGAATCCCGCGTGAAGGTCGCCGATAACACCGGCGCCAAGCAGCTGCTCACGATCCGTGTGCTCGGCGGCTCCAACCGGCGTTACGCCGGCCTGGGCGATGTCATCGTCGCGACCGTCAAGGACGCGATCCCCGGTGGCAACGTCAAGAAGGGCGACGTCGTCAAGGCGGTCATCGTCCGCACCGTCAAGGAGACCCGTCGTCCCGACGGCTCGTACATCAAGTTCGACGAGAACGCCGCCGTGATCCTGAAGAACGACGGGGAGCCCCGCGGCACCCGCATCTTCGGACCGGTCGGCCGTGAGCTTCGCGACAAGAAGTTCATGAAGATCGTCTCGCTGGCACCGGAGGTCATCTGA
- the rplX gene encoding 50S ribosomal protein L24, with the protein MAKIKKGDLVQVISGAKPERGGDRGKQGKVLEVLVEQNRVIVEGVNYVTKHNRVGQSQRGTKTGGIETMEAPIHISNVALVDPSTKKPTRVGRRVEEQTKDGVKRTVRVRYAKKSGKDL; encoded by the coding sequence ATGGCGAAGATCAAGAAGGGTGACCTGGTTCAGGTCATCTCGGGCGCCAAGCCCGAGCGCGGCGGAGACCGCGGTAAGCAGGGCAAGGTCCTCGAGGTCCTCGTCGAGCAGAACCGCGTCATCGTCGAAGGTGTGAACTACGTCACCAAGCACAACCGCGTCGGCCAGTCCCAGCGCGGCACCAAGACGGGCGGCATCGAGACGATGGAAGCCCCGATCCACATCTCGAACGTCGCGCTCGTCGACCCCTCGACCAAGAAGCCGACCCGTGTCGGCCGTCGCGTCGAGGAGCAGACGAAGGACGGCGTCAAGCGCACGGTCCGCGTGCGCTACGCGAAGAAGAGCGGCAAGGACCTCTGA
- the rplE gene encoding 50S ribosomal protein L5, with amino-acid sequence MSNATAVEAGKTQPRLKQKYNNEIKKALQEEFGYPNVMQIPGLVKIVVNTGVGEAARDSKVIDGAVDDLTKITGQKPIVTKARKSIAQFKLREGQAIGAHVTLRGDRAWEFVDRLVNLALPRIRDFRGLSDAQFDGHGNYTFGLQEQSVFHEIDQDKIDRVRGFDITVVTTAKTDDEGRALLRHLGFPFRNADAQA; translated from the coding sequence ATGAGCAACGCCACTGCTGTGGAGGCTGGCAAGACCCAGCCCCGCCTCAAGCAGAAGTACAACAACGAGATCAAGAAGGCCCTGCAGGAGGAGTTCGGCTACCCGAACGTCATGCAGATCCCCGGACTGGTCAAGATCGTCGTCAACACCGGTGTCGGTGAGGCAGCTCGCGACAGCAAGGTGATCGATGGTGCGGTCGACGACCTCACCAAGATCACCGGCCAGAAGCCGATCGTCACGAAGGCCCGCAAGTCCATCGCGCAGTTCAAGCTGCGCGAGGGTCAGGCCATCGGCGCGCACGTCACCCTCCGTGGTGACCGCGCGTGGGAGTTCGTCGACCGTCTCGTGAACCTCGCGCTGCCCCGCATCCGCGACTTCCGCGGTCTGTCGGACGCTCAGTTCGACGGCCACGGCAACTACACCTTCGGTCTCCAGGAGCAGTCGGTGTTCCACGAGATCGACCAGGACAAGATCGATCGCGTGCGCGGCTTCGACATCACCGTGGTGACGACGGCCAAGACGGACGACGAGGGTCGTGCGCTGCTGCGTCACCTCGGCTTCCCGTTCCGCAACGCGGACGCTCAGGCCTAA
- the rpsH gene encoding 30S ribosomal protein S8, with translation MTMTDPVADMLTRLRNANSAHHDSVSLPNSKLKTHIAEILKQEGYIAAWEVSDARVGQTLTLTLKYGPNRERSIAGIKRVSKPGLRVYAKSTELPTVLGGLGVAILSTSSGLLTDRQADAKGVGGEVLAYVW, from the coding sequence ATGACAATGACAGACCCGGTCGCAGACATGCTGACCCGTCTGCGCAACGCGAACTCGGCACACCACGACTCCGTGTCGCTGCCGAACTCGAAGCTCAAGACGCACATCGCCGAGATCCTCAAGCAGGAGGGCTACATCGCCGCGTGGGAGGTCTCCGACGCCCGTGTCGGCCAGACCCTCACCCTGACGCTCAAGTACGGTCCCAACCGTGAGCGTTCGATCGCCGGCATCAAGCGCGTCTCCAAGCCCGGCCTGCGTGTCTACGCCAAGTCGACCGAGCTCCCCACCGTCCTCGGTGGCCTCGGCGTCGCCATCCTGTCCACCTCGTCTGGTCTCCTCACGGACCGCCAGGCCGACGCGAAGGGCGTGGGTGGGGAAGTCCTCGCCTACGTGTGGTGA
- the rplF gene encoding 50S ribosomal protein L6 produces the protein MSRIGRLPIGIPADVTVSVDGQDVAVKGPKGELALTVASPIEVKIEEGQVVVTRPDDERESRSLHGLTRTLISNNIIGVTQGYTKGLEVVGTGYRVAQKGSAIEFALGFSHPVLVDPPAGITFTVEGNNKVTVSGIDKQAVGEAAANIRKIRKPEPYKGKGVRYAGEVVRRKAGKSGK, from the coding sequence ATGTCGCGTATTGGACGTCTTCCCATCGGCATCCCCGCGGACGTGACCGTTTCGGTCGACGGCCAGGATGTCGCCGTCAAGGGCCCGAAGGGCGAGCTCGCGCTCACCGTCGCCAGCCCCATCGAGGTCAAGATCGAAGAGGGCCAGGTCGTCGTGACCCGTCCCGACGACGAGCGCGAGTCGCGCTCGCTCCACGGTCTGACCCGCACCCTGATCAGCAACAACATCATCGGCGTGACCCAGGGCTACACCAAGGGCCTCGAGGTCGTCGGCACGGGCTACCGCGTCGCGCAGAAGGGCAGCGCGATCGAGTTCGCGCTCGGCTTCTCGCACCCGGTCCTGGTCGACCCGCCCGCCGGCATCACGTTCACGGTCGAGGGCAACAACAAGGTCACCGTCAGCGGCATCGACAAGCAGGCCGTCGGCGAGGCGGCTGCGAACATCCGCAAGATCCGTAAGCCCGAGCCGTACAAGGGCAAGGGTGTGCGTTACGCCGGCGAGGTCGTGCGTCGCAAGGCCGGAAAGAGTGGTAAGTAA
- the rplR gene encoding 50S ribosomal protein L18 has translation MAVKTKSQARSRRHARLRKKVVGTELRPRLVVTRSARHVFVQVVDDAKGHTVASASTLENDLRAFDGDKTAKARKVGELVAERAKAAGVSDVVFDRGGNRYAGRVAAIADGAREGGLNL, from the coding sequence ATGGCTGTCAAGACAAAGTCTCAGGCGCGCTCGCGTCGCCACGCCCGCCTTCGCAAGAAGGTCGTCGGCACCGAGCTGCGCCCGCGCCTCGTCGTCACCCGCTCGGCACGTCACGTGTTCGTGCAGGTCGTCGACGACGCCAAGGGTCACACGGTCGCCTCCGCTTCGACGCTCGAGAACGACCTGCGTGCGTTCGACGGTGACAAGACCGCCAAGGCCCGCAAGGTCGGCGAGCTCGTCGCCGAGCGTGCCAAGGCAGCCGGCGTCTCGGACGTCGTGTTCGACCGCGGTGGCAACCGCTACGCGGGCCGTGTCGCGGCGATCGCCGACGGCGCTCGCGAGGGAGGCCTGAACCTGTGA
- the rpsE gene encoding 30S ribosomal protein S5, translated as MSEIKENEVTTEQTAPEGQTAAAAEAPAEREREPRRGGRERNPNRERNSRDRNESQFLERVVTINRVSKVVKGGRRFSFTALVVVGDGNGVVGVGYGKAREVPLAISKGVEEAKRNFFRVPRVGSTIPHPVQGEAAAGVVLLRPAAAGTGVIAGGPVRAVLECAGIHDVLSKSLGSSNTINIVHATVEALKQLEEPRAVAARRGLEFDQVAPARLVRAEAEAAEAARAQKVGA; from the coding sequence GTGAGTGAAATCAAGGAGAACGAAGTGACCACCGAGCAGACCGCTCCCGAGGGTCAGACCGCCGCTGCCGCTGAGGCGCCTGCCGAGCGTGAGCGCGAGCCCCGCCGCGGTGGCCGCGAGCGCAACCCGAACCGCGAGCGCAACTCGCGCGACCGCAACGAGAGCCAGTTCCTCGAGCGCGTCGTGACGATCAACCGCGTGTCGAAGGTCGTCAAGGGTGGTCGTCGCTTCAGCTTCACCGCGCTCGTCGTCGTCGGCGACGGCAACGGTGTGGTCGGGGTCGGCTACGGCAAGGCCCGTGAGGTGCCCCTGGCCATCTCGAAGGGTGTCGAAGAGGCCAAGCGCAATTTCTTCCGCGTGCCCCGTGTCGGCTCGACCATCCCGCACCCGGTGCAGGGTGAGGCCGCTGCCGGTGTGGTGCTCCTGCGCCCCGCCGCAGCCGGTACCGGTGTCATCGCCGGTGGTCCGGTGCGTGCGGTGCTCGAGTGCGCCGGCATCCACGACGTCCTGTCGAAGTCGCTCGGCTCGTCGAACACGATCAACATCGTCCACGCGACGGTGGAGGCCCTGAAGCAGCTCGAGGAGCCGCGTGCGGTCGCCGCGCGCCGTGGCCTCGAGTTCGACCAGGTCGCCCCTGCTCGTCTCGTCCGCGCTGAGGCAGAGGCTGCCGAGGCCGCTCGTGCACAGAAGGTAGGTGCCTGA
- the rpmD gene encoding 50S ribosomal protein L30, producing MAARLKVTQVKSKVSEKQNQRDTLRSLGLKRIGDSVVRPDDAQTRGYVKTVAHLVKVEEID from the coding sequence ATGGCTGCCCGTCTGAAGGTGACCCAGGTCAAGTCCAAGGTGAGCGAGAAGCAGAACCAGCGTGACACGCTGCGTTCGCTCGGTCTGAAGCGGATCGGCGACTCGGTCGTCCGTCCGGACGACGCGCAGACGCGCGGCTACGTCAAGACCGTCGCGCACCTCGTCAAGGTTGAGGAGATCGACTGA
- the rplO gene encoding 50S ribosomal protein L15 produces the protein MAEKAEKATAEVVEKKAPAKKPAAAKAPAKAAAKPAAEKKAPAKAAAKAPAKKAAPKKDAAATRPGVLKVHHLRPVPGANTAKTRVGRGEGSKGKTAGRGTKGQKARYQVKAGFEGGQMPLHMRTPKLRGFKNPFRVEYQVVNLEKLAELYPKGGDVTVSDLVAKGAVRKNEKVKVLGNGDIAVKLTVAVDKVSGSAEQKIVAAGGSVK, from the coding sequence ATGGCTGAGAAGGCCGAGAAGGCGACCGCAGAGGTCGTCGAGAAGAAGGCTCCGGCTAAGAAGCCGGCTGCCGCCAAGGCTCCTGCGAAGGCCGCCGCCAAGCCCGCCGCCGAGAAGAAGGCACCGGCCAAGGCCGCTGCCAAGGCTCCGGCGAAGAAGGCTGCCCCGAAGAAGGACGCCGCGGCCACGCGCCCCGGCGTGCTCAAGGTCCACCACCTGCGTCCGGTCCCCGGCGCCAACACCGCGAAGACCCGTGTCGGTCGCGGTGAGGGCTCGAAGGGCAAGACGGCCGGCCGTGGCACCAAGGGCCAGAAGGCCCGCTACCAGGTCAAGGCCGGCTTCGAGGGTGGGCAGATGCCGCTGCACATGCGCACCCCCAAGCTGCGCGGGTTCAAGAACCCGTTCCGCGTCGAGTACCAGGTCGTGAACCTCGAGAAGCTCGCCGAGCTCTACCCCAAGGGTGGAGACGTCACCGTCAGCGACCTGGTCGCCAAGGGTGCGGTGCGCAAGAACGAGAAGGTCAAGGTCCTCGGCAACGGCGACATCGCGGTGAAGCTCACCGTGGCCGTCGACAAGGTCTCCGGCTCTGCTGAGCAGAAGATCGTCGCCGCGGGCGGTTCCGTCAAGTAA